A stretch of DNA from Spirosoma endbachense:
ATGTTACTCCATCTTCCGAAACCGAGAACCGAAGCGTATCGGGCGCCCACATCCGTTGCCAGTGGTAATTCAGGATGTGAGTACTAATGCTGGAGATGGACTGAATCCGTTGTAAATCAATCTGTATATCAGCATCTTTACCCTGAAACCCAATCCATTCGCCGGAGTTGTAACGACTTGTACCGGAAACCCCATTGACTGCCACGAGCGGGCTGGAAGGCCGATATCCGCCCATTGGTTCGGTTGTAAATGTTACGGGTTTGCCAGTCGCTTTGCTGATCGTCAGCGTTTTTTGAAACACCCGGCCTACCTGCCGACTGCCCTGAAATACAGCCGCTTTTACGTCGCTGGTCTGCTTAATTGAAAGCGGTTGGGTATAGGCCGGACTGGTCGGTGCCGGAGCCGATCCATTGGTCGTGTAGCGAGTGGTTGAACCAGGTAATGTGGTCGAAAGTGTCAACTGTACCGCACCATTGGGGTCAACCGTCACGGTGTCGGTTAGCTCGTCGAAGCAATTGGCGTAGTGGACATTCAGGCGTTTCAGCATGGGTACCTGTTGCCGTAATCGTCGTAAGAAATCGGAGTAGTTCCGATGCTGCCGTTGGCTCCAGCCGATTTCAGCTACGGCAATAGCCCGCGGGAAAATCATGTATTCAGCCTGATCCGGGCTAGTCAGATACTCACTCCAGGCCGTACCCTGAACGCCTTTCAGGTAAACGGCTTCCTCCGCACGGAGATCGGCAGGAACGGGTTCATACCCATAAACCTTGCTTAAGGGTGTATAGCCAGCAGCGGCCAACGGTTCTTCCGGATAGAGCGATTGGTAGTAGTCGAAGTAGACATGGCTTTCGGGCGTCATAATGGCATTGTGCTTTTGCCGAATAGCCTCAATACCACCCTCGATCCCACGCCAGCTCATAACTGTAGCTCCCGGAGATAGTCCCCCTTCCAGAATTTCGTCCCAACCAATCACCTGCCTGCCTTTTTTAGTCAGATGCTGCTCAATCCGTCGAATAAAATAACTCTGTAGTTCGTCTTCGTCTTTCAGGTGTTCTTTGTGGATACGAGCCTGGCATTTTGAGCAGGTCTTCCAGCGGGTTTTTGGGCATTCGTCGCCACCAATGTGGATATACGTTGATGGAAACAGGCTGACAACTTCGTCAAGTACGTTTTCCAGAAATGTAAACGTACTATCATTCCCGGCGCAGAATACCTCATCGAATACACCCCAGAACGTTGCGGCCTGGTAGGGCCCTCCCGGTTGTCCACTGGGTTTGAGACAGCCGAATTGCGGATAGGCGCTTAACGCTGCCATCGCATGGCCCGGCATTTCAATTTCAGGAATGACCGTAACATGGCGTTGGGTTGCATACCGAACAATGTCTTTGATTTCGGCCTGGGTGTAATAGCCACCATAACGCTTTCCATCGAACCGGTGAGGCAGTTCCTTTTTGTGACCGATGAGGGTTTCGGTCCGGTAAGCGGCTTTCTGCTGTAATTCCGGGTATCGTTTGATCTCGATCCGCCAGCCCTGATCGTCGGTCAGATGCCAGTGAAACGTATTGAATTTATACAACGCCAGCAGGTCGATGTATTTCTTAATAAACGCAATTGGAAACAGATGACGACTGACATCGAGATGCATTCCCCGATACGAAAATCGGGGGTAATCACTGATGTCGCAAGCCGCAAGGTCTGCTGATTTCGATTGAGCAATAAGTTGGGTTAGGGATTGCAAACCGTAAAATAGACCTGCCTGATCGTGGCCGGTCAGGCTAATTCCCTGAGGCCGAATTTGCAGTGTATAGCCTTCTGGCTGTGTCACCTGAAGGCTATCGATCCGCAGATCAATGCCTTGTTTTGTCTTTTTCGCAACCAGCGTCAAACCCGTACAGGCCCGAATCTGCGCCTGAGTGATCGCTACTGTCTCTAGCGACACGCCAGGACCAGCCGAAATTCCTACAGTTTTCGTAAGCAGGAATTCACCTGATTTCAGGCTATAGCTTACCGGCTCAGGGATCAGTCCACTCTGTGCGAGCAGATTCCCTGCATTAAGCAATATGATTACTATCGTTAACGAAACGCGCATTTATACTTCGTTCATTTCACGGTTAGGAAATTGGCTGGACTCAAGACGGTCCAGCCAATACTATACATGAGAAAAGGGATTAAATTTTTGTGGATTATCCATTTGCTCACTACTACACCAAATAATTGTCATTAACTATCTTTCGGACTTACGCCCAGAACCGTGCCTAAACAGACTACTGTTTATCCAGCCAAATCGGGGTAAGGAAATTGTTTTCTCCCTGCCGGGAAACGGCACTATTATAGTTCTCCTTGTTCAGGTTCTCTTCGGTTGCTGGATAAAGCATCCGGCGAAAGATTTTCCCACCCGTTATATTCCCGACGTAATTATTGGGAATCAATGCCGGATAACCCGTACGACGCCAGTTCAGAAACACTTCCTGCGAGTTAGGAAAAACCGACACCCAGAATTGCGTATAGATCTGTTCCAGCTGTTTTGCCACCGTAGCGCTGGTTACCAGAGTATTAGCCGCAGCATAGGTATCAATACTGGCCTGAGGAATTACGCCATCGGCCCCATACAGGGCCCATTGCCGCATGGCTGCCTTTATGGCCTGATCATACAATGTCGTCGCCGATTTGGCCGAATACCAACCCCGAACCGCGGCTTCTGCCAGGTAGAAATTAACCTCTGCATTGCTCAGAATCAACATGGGTGAATTCAGCTTCAGAATCGTATTCTGGTTCGGTTCTGAGTAGGTAACAAAATCAGCTGGTTTGGTATTAGGTATGTTGGCAGGCATTCCTTTCTGAATGCTCACATCGGTGTTGGGCTTACCGTTCACATAAACGACCGACAAAACAGGGAGCCGTGGATCGTTCGTCTTTTTGAGGTAGTTGATAAACGTGTCGTAGTATTTACCCCCTTCCGGATTGCTTACACCATCGGCTTTCAGGTAATCGCTGTTCAGCATCCAGTAAGCCAGTGGATTCTGGTTAATGATCTGACCGGAGGAAAGATAGGTGATCCTGGCCATGTCGGCGTCTTCGGTGATCAGGCTTCCCGCAATGGCTTTTTTCACCCAGGTTTCGGCCTGCGCCATATCGGGTTTCGTCATGCGCATCCCCATCCGCAACATGAGCGAATAGGCAAACCTTTTCCATTTCGTCGTGTCGCCACCGTAGACCAGATCAGCTGCGCCAAAACTCGATTTCGCTGGATCGAAGAGAGCAATAGCTTTCTCAAGTTCGCTCAGCATATCGGCGTAAATATCCTTCTGCGCGTCGTAGGTCGGCTTGAATATACTTTTTGTATAGCCCAAAGCAGCCTGCGAATACGGAATGTCACCATATAAATCTGTAATCTTGGAAAAGCTGTAAACACGCCATATTTTAGCAATAGCGAGCTTGTTCACCATCGCCGGATCTTTTTCCAATCCCCGGATCACCTCCCCTATTTCATTGATTTCGTTCGGATACGCATTGCTGAAAACCGTATAGGGCGCGGTTCCCTGATTGAAAATGTATTTTGATCCCCAGCTGGCAACATCATTGTAGCTGGTCGTGTATTGCATGGTTCCCTGTAACCCCGTAATGACGTTCCCAACGGCGTCGTACTGTGCTTTGGTGAATACAAAATCCGGGCTTACCGTACTGGATGCATCGGGGTTGATATTGAGCTCTTCCAGCCCCTTGTCGCAACTTTGCAGTGTGCAGAGTGCCACCAGGCAATAGGTGAATTTATAAAGTCGATTTTTCATGGGTGTCATTAGAATTTTACGATGAGGTTCACGCCATAGCTACGGGTGCGCGGTAATCCTAAGGATTCAAAGCCCTGGTTCGAGCTGTTGGTGAAACTCTGCTCCGGATCGAAGTTGTCGGTCTGTTTGTAGAGGGTCAACAGGTTACGTGCCACGAATGAAACACTAGCCGACTGAAGCCGAACAAACTTTAGCGTACTGACCGGGATGCTGTAGCTAAAAATCACCTGACGAAGCTTCACGAAGCTGCCATCATGCAGAAACAGGTCCGTGTAGTTTTTGTCGTTGTCGTAATACGTACGCAGGTTTTCTTTGGCAACTTTGTTTGTGTATACATCGCCCTTGGCTGTCACACCCGTTACGGTCAGCCCGTTTTCGCGGCCATCCAGCGTCCGTTTCAATTTACCCATGCGGTTGGCATACACCTCCATCACCGAGAATACCTTGTTGCCAAATTTGCCATCGAGCAGAATATTCAGCGAGAAATTCTTGTAGCGAAACTCATTCGTCAGACCCATCGTCAGCGGGGGAACGCCTTTCCCTAATTCCTGAAGGGCCGATTTTTGGGCAAACCCTGTTGTCGGGTCGTACACGATGTTACCATTCGCATCACGAACGCGGGTGGTTCCAACGATTGTGCCATAAGAGCGGCCTTCGATGGAGTTAATGTAAGCCCAGTTCCCAACCGATGTAGCCATCTGCATCGAACTGATGCCATCGGCCAGTTTAATGACTTTACTGTCGTTATAAGCCACGTTGTAACTCAGGTTCCAGCCGAAATTCGACGTCCGGATCGGGTTGACCGTTACCAGCGCTTCGATACCCCGGTTATTGAGTTTCCCAACGTTCAGGTATACGGAGTTGTAACCTGAAGTTGGCGACGTACTGGTTTGAACGATATCGTTCGTGGTGGCCCGGTTATAGTAAGTCAGATCGAGGCCCAGCCGTTTATTTAAAAACTGCAGGTCGACGCCAACTTCAAACGTGGTCGAAGTCAATGGTTTCAGGTCTGAATTCGTGAGCCCTCCATTCACAACTGTATTGGTGGTTACATTCTGAAGTGGCTGCCCTGAACTTGGCACCATTGAATAAGTCAGGTTTACCACGTACGGATCAGGAGTAGCACCACCCACCTGCGCCCAGGATGCCCGTACTTTAGCATAATCAATCAGTCGGGGTAGTTGAATCGCCTGCGACAGCACAAAACTTCCGCCAACGGATGGGTAGAATATCGTGTTATTTTTTGGACTCAACGTCGAGAACCAGTCCTGCCGCCCGGTCATGGTCAGGAAGGCCACGCCTTTATAGTCGAGGTCAACCGATCCGAATACAGAGTTGGTCCGGGTATGCTGATTGAGCGGTACGGTACTGGTCGTTGCCAGGTTAGTAGAGCTGTAGAAATAGGGAATCGTGAAGGTCGAACCGAACAAATTCAACTGATTATAATTGAAACTCCGCTGGTTCATACCAGCCAGTGCCGACAGGCCAAAATGCCCAAATGTTGTATTGTAATTAGCCGTGAGCATCGTATTTGTTTCGCTCACGTCGGTTTTTAGCTGATTATACTGTCCGTTCGGAATATAGCGGGTTCCGGTTGGCAGGACGTATGTATAATTGTAGTTGTAAAAATCACGGCTAACGGTCCCTTTCGCTGACAGGTTTTTCAGGATTTTGTACGTCAGTCCTAACTGGCCGATGAAGCGATTTTTGGTATCGTCCTGCTTATATTTATTGACAACAAAATAACTATTGGAGGCTATGTCGGCGTCATTCCAGGCTATTTCATTGCCACTGGCGTCATATCCCGGGCTTAACCACCGAATATCGGAGGTATTTCCGATCATGTACGGAGTCCAGTTAGGATTACCCAGTGCATCGCCAGCGCCCGTCTTATTATGGCCGGTTTCCAGGGTGTATTGAGCCAATGCTTCAATGGCTATTTTTTCGCCAAACGCACCATTTATATTCAGGTTGCCGGTTTTACGATTATACGTATTGGTCGGCAGAATCCCTTTTGCGTCCAGATCGGCAACCGAAAAACGATAGTTAACTTTCTCATTACCACCCGTAAATGCCAGCGTATTGGTAAATGTTTTACCGGTCTGGTAGAAGTTTTTGATGTTATTTTTCTGCGCCGAATACGGATGCGTCAATCCATCGGCCGCTACGAAATCCGACCCATCGATTTTAGCACCCCAGGACCGCCGTCCCCAGGCAATGCCTTGTGCCTGTGTGGTCGGTTTGGCTGCTCCGTCGCCCTGGCCATACTCATACTGCCAGTCGGGAAAAACGGCAGCATTTTCCATCGTAAACGTCGAATTATACTCTACGCCGATACCACGCTGCGCTTTCCCTTTTTTGGTCGTAATCAAAATGACCCCATTCGCTGCTCTGGAGCCATACAATGCCGCAGCAGTACCGCCTTTCAATACGCTGATCGACTCAATATCATCGGGGTTAATCCCGGCGATTCCATCGCCACGGTCCACGTTCCCCTGGCCACCGTTGGGCGTCGCGCTACCACCCGGAACGGTATTATCGATGGGCATACCATTAATCACATACAACGGTTGGTTATCACCCGTCAGGGAGCCATTTCCCCGAATGATAATCCGGCTTGAGCCACCCGGCCCCGTTGATAATCCGGTTGCATTGACGCCCGCAATTTTACCCGAGAGCGCATTGGCAACGTTGTTTTCCCGAGCCTGGGTAAATTCCGCTCCTTTTACTTCCGTAACCGAATACCCCAGCGCTTTTTTGTCTTTGGCTATCCCGAGCGCCGTCACAACGACTTCACCGAGTTGTGTGGCATCTTCCTTCAGACCGATATTGACCGTCGAACGTCCTGCCGCACTAATCTCCTGCGCAACAAATCCGATGTACGAGAAAATTACCGTTGCCTGTGGACTCGATAAATTGATCGAGTAGTTGCCATCGCTGTCGGTCACAGTGCCTTTGGTCGATCCTTTTTCAACTATTGTAACGCCCGGTAATGATGCGCCATCACCGGCATTCGTCACTTTACCGGAAATCGTCTGTGCTAAGGTTGGCGCACTTAGCACAAGAAGTACCGTTAAGAGCTTGCCCAAACGAGCAAGCCTGGGTAGTAACTTACATTTCATAGAGATGCCACATTAATGGTTGACTAGATAGGTTAATACTGACGAAAGCAACTGCTGTTTGCAAATTTTGCAATATTAATCTGCAATTTTTGCGCAATATAGGGAGCTAAAACTAGTATATGCAAACAATATTTTATTTTTTTGCATCAAATCAACCAATTCTATGCAAATGATACGATTTACTTATGTTTTATAGAAGACATTTGAAATATTTACGAACTTCATAGCAAAAACTGCGGTAAAGTGTCAGGCTTTTTGTTAAGATATAATACGGATGGGTAAGATTTAGCCCTATTTTTGCTTTTACGTCGAATAACTGATCTCCGATCACTCTATGTCAATTGCTTTTTTAAAGGACGAGCGTAAAGAATTGATTATAAAGCAGGTAAGCCTTCATACTCGCATGAGTCTGACTGATCTGGCCGCTACACTCAACGTTTCAGAAGATACCGTTCGGCGCGACATTAACGATTTGTCAGATGAGGGGAAGCTGATAAAAATACGCGGGGGAGCCATGTCGAAGGCTTACCATCACTCCTCACAATTGCAGGAAACGTATGCGCATCAAAGCAAAATTACGATTGCCGAGAAAGCCCTGACTCTGCTGCACGATGGCATGCTGATTCTGATGGGTGGTGGAACCACTATCCGGGAGTTTATCAAAATGATTCCGGCCGATTTAAAAGCAACGTTCATAACGGTGAATCCACTGACAGCGGTTGAACTGCTCGATAAACCGAACCTGGAAATCATTATGATTGGTGGCCAAATCTCCCGCTACAGCCAGATGAGCGTTGGTGGTGAAGTCTATCAGCGATTATCCGAATTGAAGGTAGACCTGTGTATTATGGGTACGAATGCCATCGACCCGAAAGAAGGTCTCACTGACTCAGACTGGGAAACGGTGCAGGCAAAAAAAGCCATGATCCGGGCTGCTGAGAAAGTGGCCGTACTGGCTATTTCCGAGAAAATGAATAGCGTGATGCGTATGAAAGTAGCTGATCTGGGCCAGATTGATTATCTGGTCACGGAGCTCTCTGCTGATTCAGTCCAACTAGCACCCTACCGGGCCGGAAAAATCAACGTACTGTAAATCAATCACATGCGATTAATTTTCGGAAATAATTTAATCGCATGTCCGTTAAAACATGACTATATGTACAGATAGTTGTCCCATTCGCTCAGGTTTTTAGCCATTTGAGTAACGAGAAAGTTCTAGTTTCAATATCACATTGATACTCAACTTAAGCTTCTTTACGTCATGGGCAATTTACTGTACACCATCGCTGTCATTTTAATCATAATCTGGCTGCTGGGCTTTTTAGGGTTTAATAGCTTTGGCATGGGCGGCCTGATTCACGTGTTACTGGTTATCGCCATTATTGCCGTTGTGCTCCGACTCATTCAGGGTCGAAGCGTTTGATAGATCACGAATAGAATCCTGTAAAAAAAGCCAGCTTCTGTCAGAAGCTGGCTTTTTTTACAGGATTCTATTCGTGCTTTTTGTTTAGGGAGAGATCATTCCTGAAATGGCATGTCGTTGTCGTTTCTTAGTCAGCTTTCTCAATCGCCAGCCGTACCAACCTTCCAACCTCATTCCAGTATAAAGCAACATGTCCATCAGACCGCTCTGCCAGAAGCTTGTACCCATGTTCATTGGCATATTGCCGGCAAGCCGACAGCATATCTAACCCATTTGCGAAAGGAACTACCGTTCGCTTCTCTCCCATTGGTACATCCTGAGACCAACTCATTGAGATTACCTGATACTTCATAACGGTTTCTGATTAATGACTGTCTTCTCAATTAATGACTACAAGTCCAGTATTCTACTTGTGTCATCTATTTATGTGTTGACCTTATTAAATGTGAAAGGGTTGTAGCTAACTAATTTTTTTTCGCTCAGGTACCGATCCAACGGATACACAGAACGGTTGACCCTATCCAGGTAAATTGGTGTAGTCCATAAAACAGTTGGTGTAGCATTATCGACGCCCAGTTACCTGATTTCTACACCTCACCAGTTGCAGTTTTTCGCGTGGTCTATTCCTGATCTACTTTTGTCCGCAAGTGAACAACGGTTGTCCAGATGCGGACAGTAGCAAGTATTGGCACAAAGCGCAACTAACTGATAATCAGCAGTTGCCTTACATTGGCACAACCTTTGGCTTATCTATAATGAACAGATAAACAACTCAATCTCACAAACACTAAACAACAATACAACCATGTTACTACCATTGATGAACAAATTGGCCGCTTCAATTCTGATGAGCACTGCCACCCTCGTAAACCCTACTACGCCAAAAACACTCTCTTTCGATGCAAGTGCCTATGTAACGATCAACAACCAGATCCGCGTTGCAGTCGTCAAGTCTGCCGACGTCCCCGTTGTTATCCTGCTTCGTAGTTCAGACCATCGGATTGTTTTCCGTCAGAGCATCGATAAGAAAGCCGAAAAATATGCAGTGAAGCTAAATGTTGATGAGTTGGTCGATGGCAAGTATGAGCTGGAAGTAGCCTCAAAAGAAGGCAGCATCCGGAAGCAATTGAATCTGTCTTCTCAGCCCGTGCAGCAAGCCAGCCGGGTTGTGGCCATGCAATAAGACAGACATTATAGTTCCACCTACACATTACCCGAAAGCCCGGCACAAGTCGGGCTTTCGTATTTAGTCAATGGCTGGTTTGCCAGGTTCAGTTATGATTCTACAGTTCTATACTGAACATTTGGAGTCGCATTTGACGAGTTATCCTGCTTGTATCGGCTTCCTGCACTTACTGATGGTTGATTAAATCGGTAAAGTTGATGAGGTCGTTACTTTCTTTAACAGCGTTTAGCGGGTATTGACGTGAGGTCAGGTTCTTCAACCTGGCCTCTGCGGTTTTGAGAAACCTCGTCAATTGGTTTTAAGAAACCGATATCACATCACAGAAATCAACGCCACAGCGATGGCGATATACCGTATTTCACAAATTAATACGTTGTCAATCGGCCGTGATCTGGCAGTAATGCCAACAACTTAAACTGTGCATCATCAATGACTTAGTGAATACCAGACATGCTAACGTTCAGCATCCCGGTTAAGTCGACT
This window harbors:
- a CDS encoding family 20 glycosylhydrolase, with the protein product MRVSLTIVIILLNAGNLLAQSGLIPEPVSYSLKSGEFLLTKTVGISAGPGVSLETVAITQAQIRACTGLTLVAKKTKQGIDLRIDSLQVTQPEGYTLQIRPQGISLTGHDQAGLFYGLQSLTQLIAQSKSADLAACDISDYPRFSYRGMHLDVSRHLFPIAFIKKYIDLLALYKFNTFHWHLTDDQGWRIEIKRYPELQQKAAYRTETLIGHKKELPHRFDGKRYGGYYTQAEIKDIVRYATQRHVTVIPEIEMPGHAMAALSAYPQFGCLKPSGQPGGPYQAATFWGVFDEVFCAGNDSTFTFLENVLDEVVSLFPSTYIHIGGDECPKTRWKTCSKCQARIHKEHLKDEDELQSYFIRRIEQHLTKKGRQVIGWDEILEGGLSPGATVMSWRGIEGGIEAIRQKHNAIMTPESHVYFDYYQSLYPEEPLAAAGYTPLSKVYGYEPVPADLRAEEAVYLKGVQGTAWSEYLTSPDQAEYMIFPRAIAVAEIGWSQRQHRNYSDFLRRLRQQVPMLKRLNVHYANCFDELTDTVTVDPNGAVQLTLSTTLPGSTTRYTTNGSAPAPTSPAYTQPLSIKQTSDVKAAVFQGSRQVGRVFQKTLTISKATGKPVTFTTEPMGGYRPSSPLVAVNGVSGTSRYNSGEWIGFQGKDADIQIDLQRIQSISSISTHILNYHWQRMWAPDTLRFSVSEDGVTFRDVYRQTQFPVNGINPVLGTFPPTQARYVRIRASNKGVIPVGEYGAGGKAWLLLDEFRVE
- a CDS encoding SusC/RagA family TonB-linked outer membrane protein, with amino-acid sequence MKCKLLPRLARLGKLLTVLLVLSAPTLAQTISGKVTNAGDGASLPGVTIVEKGSTKGTVTDSDGNYSINLSSPQATVIFSYIGFVAQEISAAGRSTVNIGLKEDATQLGEVVVTALGIAKDKKALGYSVTEVKGAEFTQARENNVANALSGKIAGVNATGLSTGPGGSSRIIIRGNGSLTGDNQPLYVINGMPIDNTVPGGSATPNGGQGNVDRGDGIAGINPDDIESISVLKGGTAAALYGSRAANGVILITTKKGKAQRGIGVEYNSTFTMENAAVFPDWQYEYGQGDGAAKPTTQAQGIAWGRRSWGAKIDGSDFVAADGLTHPYSAQKNNIKNFYQTGKTFTNTLAFTGGNEKVNYRFSVADLDAKGILPTNTYNRKTGNLNINGAFGEKIAIEALAQYTLETGHNKTGAGDALGNPNWTPYMIGNTSDIRWLSPGYDASGNEIAWNDADIASNSYFVVNKYKQDDTKNRFIGQLGLTYKILKNLSAKGTVSRDFYNYNYTYVLPTGTRYIPNGQYNQLKTDVSETNTMLTANYNTTFGHFGLSALAGMNQRSFNYNQLNLFGSTFTIPYFYSSTNLATTSTVPLNQHTRTNSVFGSVDLDYKGVAFLTMTGRQDWFSTLSPKNNTIFYPSVGGSFVLSQAIQLPRLIDYAKVRASWAQVGGATPDPYVVNLTYSMVPSSGQPLQNVTTNTVVNGGLTNSDLKPLTSTTFEVGVDLQFLNKRLGLDLTYYNRATTNDIVQTSTSPTSGYNSVYLNVGKLNNRGIEALVTVNPIRTSNFGWNLSYNVAYNDSKVIKLADGISSMQMATSVGNWAYINSIEGRSYGTIVGTTRVRDANGNIVYDPTTGFAQKSALQELGKGVPPLTMGLTNEFRYKNFSLNILLDGKFGNKVFSVMEVYANRMGKLKRTLDGRENGLTVTGVTAKGDVYTNKVAKENLRTYYDNDKNYTDLFLHDGSFVKLRQVIFSYSIPVSTLKFVRLQSASVSFVARNLLTLYKQTDNFDPEQSFTNSSNQGFESLGLPRTRSYGVNLIVKF
- a CDS encoding lmo0937 family membrane protein, with the protein product MGNLLYTIAVILIIIWLLGFLGFNSFGMGGLIHVLLVIAIIAVVLRLIQGRSV
- a CDS encoding DeoR/GlpR family DNA-binding transcription regulator; translated protein: MSIAFLKDERKELIIKQVSLHTRMSLTDLAATLNVSEDTVRRDINDLSDEGKLIKIRGGAMSKAYHHSSQLQETYAHQSKITIAEKALTLLHDGMLILMGGGTTIREFIKMIPADLKATFITVNPLTAVELLDKPNLEIIMIGGQISRYSQMSVGGEVYQRLSELKVDLCIMGTNAIDPKEGLTDSDWETVQAKKAMIRAAEKVAVLAISEKMNSVMRMKVADLGQIDYLVTELSADSVQLAPYRAGKINVL
- a CDS encoding SusD/RagB family nutrient-binding outer membrane lipoprotein; amino-acid sequence: MKNRLYKFTYCLVALCTLQSCDKGLEELNINPDASSTVSPDFVFTKAQYDAVGNVITGLQGTMQYTTSYNDVASWGSKYIFNQGTAPYTVFSNAYPNEINEIGEVIRGLEKDPAMVNKLAIAKIWRVYSFSKITDLYGDIPYSQAALGYTKSIFKPTYDAQKDIYADMLSELEKAIALFDPAKSSFGAADLVYGGDTTKWKRFAYSLMLRMGMRMTKPDMAQAETWVKKAIAGSLITEDADMARITYLSSGQIINQNPLAYWMLNSDYLKADGVSNPEGGKYYDTFINYLKKTNDPRLPVLSVVYVNGKPNTDVSIQKGMPANIPNTKPADFVTYSEPNQNTILKLNSPMLILSNAEVNFYLAEAAVRGWYSAKSATTLYDQAIKAAMRQWALYGADGVIPQASIDTYAAANTLVTSATVAKQLEQIYTQFWVSVFPNSQEVFLNWRRTGYPALIPNNYVGNITGGKIFRRMLYPATEENLNKENYNSAVSRQGENNFLTPIWLDKQ